GGTGAATTTGCCGCGCAGCTGCAAGCTGAGCTGGAGACTAACCCGCAGAGAGAGCAGGCATCGGAATCGCCTTCCGATCCGGAGACGAAAGAAACGCCGAAGTGTCTTCTGTAAAGAACCCAGACACCAGACCATCTTCATAGCGAGCACAGTCGCCACCAGAAGGACGTGTCCCGGGCGCTCTGCACTGACCACCCTGCGATATGGCACCACTGCAGTTGGATGTAACAGAGAAGATCAGCGCTGAAAGATGCAGTGTTACGGTAACCCTGATAAAATGCAGCCCCGACGGATGCACCGACACAGTCACGTCCTCACCCCACCACGTCCCTTGCCAAACTCGACCCACCCTCCACAACACCTTGGACCCCCCGAACTGAACGAACGCACCAAGAGCCTGAGCGCTGCTGCTCTCTCCGGTGGCGGATTTTCCCGTCGCTGCAGCTGGACTCTCCCGCTTTCAGATTCCTTACTTCAGAGCGGAGACCGCTCTCTCCCGACGCGTTCCCAAATATCCCGCAGTCATTTCACTTTTCGAATGTCACCCGTTTTCGGATTTTAAGATATAAAATCCGGCAGCATGGCAGAGAGAGCTCACAACACGATCCCCAGACACGGGTCTCGGCAGCACCGGCGTCCGCTCCTGGATCACAAGCCGTGGCATTTCCATATCGAGAGTTCCATTCGGCGAACAAGACCCGTTTTCGGAGTTGATTCTGGTCTCAGATCGGTGCTTTATTCAGTGTTGGGTGGAGATGGCATTGGGCCGTATTTGGAGAGTTTGCAGTGTGTGGCTGTTGTTAACCGTGACCCTGACCCTGGGCTGTGAGAGGTTACAGTTACTGCGAGTTCTCAACACAGAGACTCTGGGCGAACTGAAAGAAATGGTGAGTTGAACCCGCTCCCAGAGACCGGTCCTGACAGTCCCGGGCTGTTTGCTGTTACCGATCAGGTGACTTCAAAGAGTCTGTTCTCCGGTGTTTCTGTGTGTGGGGATTGTCAGTAACGTTGATATCTTCTGTCTCAGGGTGGCCGCCTCCCTCGACAGTGTGTGACTGAGAGGCTGTCGTTGAAAACCAAGCCCTTGGAGCTGGTGAAACTTTCGGCGGAGGTTCATGTGAGTAAACACTGCATTTTACTTTAATGTAATTAATTCGAGACACTATGTTACGTAATGCGAAGGATCGGATCCGAACTTTATCCAAATAATTTGACTATATCAGAATATGAATTCTTTCTCTCCATGTCACTCTCATTTTCTTACTCTGTCACTCTGAGTTTCAGGACCCCATTCACACGGAATAGATCTCATTTCAGTTATCACActgcttccccctctctctctgtcccactcACGGGTAATTCACTCTCTGTACCCAGTTCCCTCTCATCATTTCACATGCTCTGTCGCCAATAAATGCGTCACCCTTTATCACCTTCTGCTACTTTTTCCTCTCCCTccctgtgtgttcctctctctcccccaccccccagtaacATTGCGAGTTCTGTTGATCACAGGAAATACTTGCATCCTCTCAGATCATCACACTACCCGCGTGCTTCATTGGTGATGGAACCACCTACTTCACTTTAAATGACTTGCGCTGAAGAATTGTGAGGTTTCTCGTTAAATTATTTTACATTATAGCTGGCCCATCGGTATCAAGGAGATAAAAGCTGAGAGGAGACCGGACAGTGATGTGCCATATCACGTGGTTCTATGATTGTAGACATCCATAAACTTTCCACATGGAAGAGATTTTTATGACCAATGTTATAGATTGAATGCAAAACTTTGGAGTACAGGATAGCAGGAAAAAATCCACAATTCATAGATGAAATTTGGAACAAACATCTTAAGACAGAAACTCTCGCAATATCTGTTCGAAGttcaagtaaagttattatcaaaatagATATATTTCACGATTTACAGTCCTGAGATTTGTTTACCTGCTGGCATAGTCAGTAAATActcagaaagaggtggcatagggtcagaaggtgttgcatcattgtggatagagctgtggatctgcaagggtaaaaagtccctgatgggagttgtatacagacccccaaacagcagtacggttctggcctacaaattacaatggaggatagaaaatgcatgccaaaagggcaatgttacaacagtcatgggggTCTTCAATATACAGggagtttgggaaaatcaggctggtgttaGATTACAGGAGGTAGAATTTCTCGAGTGCCTggccctacgagatggcttttcagagcagctcgtggttgggcTGACTagtatcagctattctggataggGTGTTTTGCAAaggaccagaattgattagagagctcgaGGTAAAAGAACCTATCAgggaaaatgatcataatatgataaaattcaccctgaaatttgaaaaggagaagcttcggatgtatcagcattacagtggtgtATAGGGAATTACagcggcatgagagaggagttggccaaaatcgATTGGAAAagagctggcagggatgacagcagagcagcaatggttggaatttctggaagcaatctggGAGgcccaggatatatacatcccaaagaggaagtagtattctaaaggaaagatgacataactgtggcgaaaaagagaaatcaaagccaacataaaagccaaaaagagggcatataattgaacaaagattggtgggaagttagaggattgggaagtttttaaaaaactaacagaaggcaactaaaaaagtcattaagaaggtaaagatgtaatatgaaataagctagccaataatattaaagaaaagATCAAAAGTTtctccagatatataaagtgcaATATAGAGATACAGGAGAGTGGATGAAGGgatggcagtggatgttgtctacatggacttcagtaaggcctttgacaaggtcccgcatgggaggttagttaggaagattcagtcactaggtatacatggtgaggtagtaaattggattggacgttggctcaatgggagaagtcagagagtggtagtggaggattgctactctgagtggaggcctgtcactagtagtgtgccacaaggatcagtgctgggtccattgttatttgtcatctatatcaatgatctggatgataatgtggtaaattggatcaacaaatttgctgatgatataaagattggaggtgtattggacagtgaggaaggttttcaaagcttgcagagggattttgaccagctgaaaaaatgggctggaaaatggcagatggagtttaatgtgaggtattgcactttggaaggacaaaccaagatagaacatacaaggtaaatggtaggtcactgcggagtgcagtagaacagagggatctgggaatacagatacataattcccttaaAGTGGCATCGccggtagatagggtcgtaaagagtgCTTTtgctacattggcctttataagtcaaagcattgagtataagagttggaatgttatggtgaggttgcaaaagagattggtgaggccaaatttggagtattgtgagcagttttggttacTTAATTACAGGAGTgatgttaataaggttgaaagagtgcagagaaggtttacaaggatgctgctgggacttgagaaactgaattacagagaaaggttgaataggttaggactttattccctggagcatagaagaatgaggggagatttgatagaggtatataaaattatgatgggcatagatagaatgaatgcaagcaggctttttccactgaagccaggggagaaaaaaaaacagagaacttgggttaagggtgaagggggaaaagtgtacagggaacattaggggggggggggcttcttcacacagagagtgatgggagtgtggaatgagctgccagatgaagtggtaaatgcgggctcatttaagaaaaacttggacaggtacatagatgagaggtgtacggagggatatggtccaggtgcaggatagtgggactaggcagaaaaaaggttcagcacagccaagaagggctgaaggacctgtttctgtgctgtaatgttctatggttctatggttctatattggaccaccggaaaacgatgctggagggaTAGTAATGTTGGAcagggaaatggcggatgaactgagtaagtattttgcatcagtcttcactgtggaagacaccagcagtatggtaaaagttccaggtgtcagggatcatgaagATTGTGTGATGTTACCatgactagagagaaggttcttgggaaactgaaaggtctgaaggtagataagtaaccTGGGCTAGATGatatacaccccagagttctgaaagaggtggctgaagagattgtggtggcatttataatgatctttcaagaatcacaagatgctggaatggttctggaagactaaaaatttgcaaatgccactccactcttcaagaagggagagaggcagaagaacagaaactataggccagtcagATTGACCTCAGtgcctgggaagatgttggagcgaATTATAGAAGATGAGGTCTTAGCGTACTTgccataatcagcatggtttcctcaagagaaaatattgcctgataaatctgttataATTTtttgaagtaacaagcaggatggacaaaggagagttggttgatgtggtgtacttggatttaaagaaggcctttggcaaagtgccacacatgaggctgcttaaccagctatgagcccatggtattacaggaaaaattctagcatggataaagcaatgggtgattggcaggaggcaaagactgggaataaagagatccttttctggttggctgccggtgactagtggtgttccacaaaggtCTGTGttggggaccgattctttttaagttatatatcaatgatttagatgatgaaattgatggctttgttgcaaagtttgcaggcaatttgaaggtggaggggtaggaagtttaattccatgtcccattcccattctgatatgtcaatccatggcctcctctactgtcaaaatgaagccacactcaggttggaggaacaacaccttatataccagctgggtaggctccaacctgttggcatgaacattgatttctctaaattccgttaatgcccctcctccctttcttatccaatccctgatttatttattcccccctctttgttgctctctctgcccttcactctttgcctgttctccatctccctctggtgttcccctccccctttctttctccctaggcctcccgtcccatgatcctttcccttctccagctctgtatcccttttgccaatcacctttccagctcttagctcaactcaccccctccggtcttctcctatcattttggatctccctctccccctcccactttcaaatctcttactatctttcctttcagttagtcctgacaaagggtctcggcccgaaacgtcgacaatgcttctccctatagatactgcctggcctgctgtgttccaccagcagtttgtgtgtgttgcttgaatttccagcatctgcagctttcctcGTATTTGCAAAGTTAACATGCAACTGTTTATGCCACTGTCTTTATAAGTTACTGTTGAATCTTTTTAACAACCCATTCAGACGACTGTCTGTTTCACCTCCGTGATTCCCCCCTTTATGAGATTGTCGATTTCTATAAACTCTCCCCCTCACTATTTCTGGTGAAAGGAGAGCAGACTCTAGTCTCTGTGTCAGTAGCATCCTGTGGCATTGATACCATTCTCTCATTCAGTCAAGCGTCTTCTTCTTCATCCGTGTGGTTCATTGCTCATTCCCTGTTGAAATCTCTAGCTGTAGACGGAAACTGCCAATGATGTGGCCTTCAATTCACAGTTGTTAGTAGCCCTCCATTTGCGGTCTGTATATTTTAAGTTGATGTTTGATTTTGTCTTGTACTAAGACTCATAAACATTCTGTTCTAATTCTAAACGTTTGTGAGACCACGACCCTACTAATGTCCCCATGTGTGTTTTGCACAGGCCCAGGACCGGATCTGGATTGTCCATCAGACCCTGCATCACCTCCGCAGGATCTACAGTATGAACCTGAGCTCAGTCAGCTGGGTCCAGAGCTCAGTGGAACTCCTCCAGCTTCTCTTGGATCGGCAGCTCAGAGTGCTGGATGTCTGTGTCCGGAAACCAGGCTCAGAGTCCAGGCCAAGGAAGAATGCCGCAATTCTTAAATACTTTCAGAAATTGAGAGAGTTTCTGAAACAGAAGGTATATTGATATTAAAACATGTGCCTGCCAATACACTTATTTATCTACTTTATACTTGTTCATTATCTAATTTTTCACTATTGAGTACATTTGCCTTTTTGTCTTCCCTTTTAGGGATTCAGCAACTGTGCCTGGGAGACAACCCGCACTGAGACCATGACGAATTTGAAACAGCTCCTTCTCATTATGGCAAAAATCAGCAGAGATCACTGAAGATTTTCCAGAGTCAATTTCATAAGGGACCAAGATTTAGgactatttatttaaaataactTTCAAGGAAAAGTATATCTGAACAGACTGATGTtacattgaaaaataaattaaactaaatgCTAGAAATGTTAATGGAAAACCCAACTGGTGCAAATAATCAGTGCATGTGCAGAAGAAACCTGAGTTAATTCCTCGAGTCAATGCTCATAAACTTGAAACACTAACTGTTGTTCACTCCACTCAGCAGTTGTCTGAGCTGTGCATGtttacagtattttctgtttttactatttATTATATAACTATATTAATCACACATTTTCATTTGGCAAGTGATGTGGAAGGAATAATGTCTGGGTCTTTCTCCATATCCAGTGTTGAATTAATTTAttgtattattaatttattttttgtagtATTACTCAGTGATGACATGTGAATTTGCTGAATGATCCTATTCTTGTCCATTCATATCAAGACAGGCAGCTACTGTAATGCAATGATCCATTCCTGGAAAAGGTGCACAGTGGACAGCTTCTTACTCTATCTGCCATTCTGCATCTTATCTCTGTTATGGTTTACATCATTTTAGTTCCCTACCTAAAATTAATACTGGGTGGAATTTTGTTTCTCATAACTTCATGCACATGAAATTTTGCAATGTCTTCTGTCCAGCATCCTCTACTGTTATGAGTTTAATCTGAGAGTTGTAGTTTTCAGCCCCTTTTCAAAGGTAAATTATTTAAAGTTCCGTTTTGATTTCCCAAAAATTATTCCTCTAATTGTCATTTTTGCAATGGGAATATGCATTGGGAATGTTCTGACCTACACTCAGTGCACAGGTTGTGGTTTGCAAAACCATTCCTCTTGATTTCATCACTGACCTTCAGTGAGCATAATGTGATTGTTCTTCCAATGGTTAGAAGATAAAGTTAACTtaatttatttatactgtatttatTGCGATCATttttcaaagtatgtacatgtagCTGAAaaattttaatttattattattgtgagaATTGCAATGGATAATATATTTCTacatttaataaaaaaaatcagtgaagATGTTACTACATGTTAATTATTCTGAATATTTCACATTTTTGGAATACAAAGTTTGTGCACGCTGATCCTCCTCACAGAATATAACATTTCTTCTTCTCACACCTTGTTATAGGTACTTACCCCGCTTTATTCTTTCCCCTGCAATGTCACACTCAGCATATGAGTACACTTCACAGTGATTCGACTTGATTTTTATCTTCCCTGTATGATACTTGGATTTAAGTTCTTGGTTTTCATCTTCATATTCTCCCTTTGAATGAGGAAGTGTTGAATCTGAAGTGAGCGTGTAACACAGGCCCATTTTTTAAAAGCAGAAGCCACATGCAGTAGCACTGTCAGGGAGGATAACGTACGGCTCTTCTTGCTTAGATCGGGCTCactgtggcagtggaggaggctgcaGTTAGGTCAGAATGGGACTGGGATTGAGAACTGACGTGCTTTTAGAATCCAGGATCATAAATTCTAAATTAAAGTTTATTGTCAGAAGCATCAGTGCCCAggttataaatgccatgaaaattagcttttttttTGCAAGAACAGCACAGCATATTATAAACATTACAAACAGAAGTTAGCAAAcataatttacaaaaaaaagtcctgtgcagtgagtatatagagttaggaaagaggctgaggagaaggacctccaaggtagtgcaGGCAGGAATGGGACACAGGTCTataatgtggttaagaaggcttatgggataCAGTACTTGTTTTTATTAGTCGTGGCATTGAGCTCAAAGGTCAAGAGCTTATGTTGCATCCAGTTCTGGTCAGcccacaataggaaggatgttgaagctttcgagagggtgcagaagaggtttaccaggatgttgcctggtttagagggcatgtgctatcatgagaggctgaacaaacttgggttgtttactttggagcagcagaggctgggaGGGAGAGCTGATAGGGGTTTatattctttactcagagagtggtagctgtgtgaaatgagcttccagtagaagtggtagaggcaggttcggtattgtcatttaaagtaaaattggataggtatatggacaggaaaggaatggagattcCTGAGCTGAGCGCAGGCCAGTGTGactgggtgagagtaagcgttcggcacagactagaagggccgaggtggcttgtttccgtgctgtaattgttatatgattatatgatgatgagatgcataggtagagtagacagggagtatcttttttctcccagggtagaaatatctaataccagagggcatgcattgaaggtgggtCGGGGTGGGTTCAAAGGGGAAtcgagaggtaagtttttttttactttggaagtggtagatgcctggaaagTGCTTCCTGTATGGTAGTAGAGGCTTttaaagagacgtttagataagcACGTGGACGtggatatgaggaagatggaggtagGACGGATtcgtttttaatttatttttaagctGCCTcgatacaacattgtgggccgaagggactgttcctgtgctgtactgttctatgttctgtaaacTTGCAGtaccataaattatacacaagttCCGAAATAAGGAAAGTAGACATAACTACACAAGTAAGTTGTGCAAGTTAATCCAGGGTCGTGTTAGGGTATTTCAGGTCGGTACAGGACCCCgagacagtggggaagaagctgctgaaGAGCTTTGAGATGTGAGTCTTCTGGCTCCTCTAGTTTCTGCCTCGTGGGAACGTTtataatggatgttgctttcctggggCACTGTCTCTTGCCGATGTCATTTATGGTGTGGAGAGTGACGAAACTGGACGAGCGTACtacactctgcagcctcttgaaTTCCTGTGCATTGAGTTTCCACAGTTTCTGCAGAAGTTTGGCAGAGTATTCGATGACATTTTGAATCACCTTCAACTAAGAAAATAGGGATGCTGGTCTGGAGCGTGTTCTTCATTGTTGCATCCCGCAGTGGTCGAGTGTGTTGAGTCCTTGGATGTTACCGGTGCATGCTGGCAGTAGTTCGGTAGA
The Hemitrygon akajei chromosome 5, sHemAka1.3, whole genome shotgun sequence DNA segment above includes these coding regions:
- the LOC140727354 gene encoding interferon omega-1-like; translated protein: MAPLQLDVTEKISAERCSVTGGRLPRQCVTERLSLKTKPLELVKLSAEVHAQDRIWIVHQTLHHLRRIYSMNLSSVSWVQSSVELLQLLLDRQLRVLDVCVRKPGSESRPRKNAAILKYFQKLREFLKQKGFSNCAWETTRTETMTNLKQLLLIMAKISRDH